AATTGCTCGTTGAGTGGAATGAAAAAATTAATTTAACAGCAATTACAGAAAAAGAAGAGGTTTATTTAAAACACTTCTATGATTCTGTCACACTAGGCTTGCATGTTGAGGCCTTTCAAACACCGATTTCCTTATGTGATGTGGGAGCTGGTGCAGGTTTCCCAAGTATTCCATTGAAAATTGCTTTTCCAGAAATTAAAGTAACGATTGTTGATTCATTAAATAAACGAATCCAATTTTTACAACTGTTAATTGATGAATTAGGCTTAAGTGGTGTCTCTTGCTTCCATGACCGTGCCGAAACATTTGGTCAAAATCCAAGATTTAGAGCACAGTATGACTTTGTAACAGCTCGCGCTGTTGCGAGAATGAGCGTGTTGAGTGAGCTTTGCTTGCCATTAGTTAAAAAAGGTGGCTACTTTGTAGCGATGAAGGCAGCAAGTTCACAAGACGAATTGGATGATGCTAAAAAAGCGATCGCAACACTAGGTGGTAAAATTGAAGAGGATTATGCCTTTGAATTGCCATTAGATGCTGGTGAACGCCACATCGTTATGATTAACAAAACAAAAGAAACACCTAAAAAGTACCCAAGAAAACCAGGAACACCAAATAAGAGCCCACTATAAGCCAATAAAGCAAGCGAAAGGGTATTTTTTTAACAAGCTTTTTGGTACAATAAGTTGGTATATGAGGACGAGCTTCCTATTAAGTATTTTAGAAACTATACATGAGCGATAAATGATGCAGTCATTTTGAAGAATGCGTAAGAGAAAAGATGCTCATTAACATTTTTTCTCTTTTTTTATTTTGACTAAGAAGAACTGGAGGAAAGTAGATGGCACGGATCATTGCAGTTGCAAACCAAAAAGGTGGTGTTGGTAAAACAACCACTACTGTCAACCTAGCAGCAGCATTAGCATACTCAGGAAAAAAAGTATTGCTGATTGACAGTGATGCACAGGGGAATGCAACAAGTGGATTAGGAATTTCAAAAGCAGATGTAGACAAGGATATTTATGATGTTTTGGTTAACCAGATTTCAATCGCAGATGCCGTTCAACCTTCTTCACGTGAGAATTTATGGGTAGTGCCAGCAACGATTCAGTTGGCAGGAGCGGAGATTGAATTAACTAATCAACCCCATCGAGAAGCAAGATTGAGTAAGGCATTGGCAGATTTAAAAGATGACTATGATTATATCTTCATTGATTGTCCGCCATCATTAGGTCACTTGACCATTAATGCCTTTACAGCAAGTGATGCTGTCTTAATTCCTGTTCAATGTGAATACTATGCCCTTGAAGGATTAAGTCAGTTACTAAATACCTTCCGTTTAGTGCAAAAGCACTTTAACAAAGATTTGAAAATTGAAGGTGTGTTATTAACGATGTTGGACGCCCGCACAAACTTAGGGTTTGAAGTCGTTGAAGAAGTGAAGAAATATTTCAAAGAGAAAGTTTATAAGACCATTATTCCACGTAATGTTCGTCTCTCTGAAGCACCAAGTTATGGTCAGTCTATTATCGACTATGATATTCGTTCAAAAGGAGCGGAAGTTTACCTAGAACTAGCAAAGGAAGTGTTAGCAGATGGCGAATAAAAATAGCAAAGGCTTGGGCCGCGGCATTGACGCACTATTCAGTAGTTTTGAAGATATTGAACAAATTGACGAGAAAACAGAACAGGTTCAAGAAATTAGCTTAGATGACATTCGCCCTAACCCTTACCAACCGCGTAAAACCTTTGACGAAGAGGCTCTAAAAGAGTTAGCCGATTCGATCCAATTAAATGGTGTCTTTCAACCGATTATTTTACGTCAATCAAGCGTAAAGGGGTATGAAATCATTGTCGGTGAGCGCCGTGTTCGTGCGTCTCGCTTAGCAGGGAAAGAAAGCATACCAGCGATTGTCCGTGAGTTTGACGAACAAGCAATGATTGAAATCGCGGTGATTGAGAACTTACAACGTGAAGATTTATCACCCTTAGAAGAAGCTGAAGCTTATCAAATGATGAGTGATAAATTGAAACTGACGCAAGCTCAAGTTGCAGAACGTGTTGGTAAGAGCCGCCCATACATTGCAAACTACTTACGCTTGTTAACTCTGCCAGAAGACGTAAAGGTGTTGCTTCGAAATGGCGATTTAACAATGGGACAAGCGCGCACCTTATTAGGGTTAAAAGACCAAAAACAGATGAGTGAACTGGCTAAACGAGTTGTTCAAGACGGTATTACTGTTCGTCAATTGGAACAACTGGTACAACAGATGACAGAGCCAACTGAGACGAAAGAAAAGAAAAAACGTCAAAAGATTGCAAAACCATCTTATATTTTGGAGAGTGAAGAGCGTTTGATGGATCGTTTTGGGACATCCGTTCAAATCACGCCAAAAGGTGAACAAGGAAAGATTGAAATTGAATACTTATCACCAAACGATCTCGATCGTATTTTAGAATTATTAAATGTTGAATTTGATGATTAGAAAGGGGTGCTTCAGCAAATGAATCACAAAGAGTATGACCTTCATGATGTTGTTGAGATGAAAAAACCGCATCCCTGCCAGAGTAACTCATGGGAAATCATTCGGATGGGGATGGATATCCGCATCAAATGTCAAAAATGCGGGCAAATGGTTTTGATGCCACGCCGTGATTTTGAGAAAAAAATGAAAAAAGTACTAATTAAAGCTGCCGTTGCTGAATAGTAACAAAAAGCTTAATAATAGAAAGAGTGGGAAAGTATGTCATTAACAGCTGGGATTGTAGGGCTACCAAACGTTGGTAAGTCTACTTTATTCAATGCAATTACAAAAGCAGGAGTCGAAGCCGCTAACTATCCGTTTGCGACCATTGATCCAAACGTCGGTGTGGTTGAAGTACCTGACAGCCGTCTAAATAAATTAACAGAATTAGTTAAACCAAAGAAAACTGTACCAACAACATTTGAATTTACCGATATTGCCGGAATCGTAAAAGGTGCCAGCAAGGGTGAAGGATTGGGAAATAAATTCCTAGCAAACATCCGCCAAGTGGATGCTATTTGTCATGTGGTGCGTTGTTTTGAAGATGAGAACATTACTCACGTTAGTGGTAAAGTAAGCCCGTTAGATGATATTGAAGTGATTAACTTAGAATTGATTCTTGCTGACTTGGAGTCAGTTGACAAGCGCCATACACGCGTAAGTAAAATTGCCCGTACGAAAGACAAAGAAGCGCTACAAGAATTAGCCGTTCTTGATAAAATGAAGACTGCCTTGGAAGCTGGAAAACCAGCCCGTACAGTTGAAGTAACGCCTGAAGAGGAAGTGATTGTTAAAGGCTTGTTCCTATTAACAACGAAACCTGTTCTTTATGTAGCTAACATTTCTGAAGAAGATGTGATGGCTGGCGAAGACAACGACATGGTAAAAGAGGTTCGTGAATTTGCGGCTTCTGAAGGTGCAGAGGTTGTTACCGTAAGTGCACGTATTGAAGAAGAAGTGGCTGATTTAGATGATGAAGAAAAAGCTGAATTCCTAGCAGAAATGGGAATTGAAGAGTCTGGTTTAGACCAATTGATTCAAAAAGCATACACGCTATTAGGATTAGGAACTTACTTTACTGCAGGTGAACAAGAAGTGCGTGCTTGGACATTCACATTGGGTATGAAAGCACCGCAAGCAGCAGGTATTATTCACTCTGACTTTGAACGTGGTTTTATCCGTGCAGAAACAGTGTCGTACGATGATTTAGTATCTTACGGAAACATGTCAGCTGCAAAAGAAGCAGGACGCGTTCGCCAAGAAGGAAAAGAATATATTGTTGCTGATGGCGATGTTATGCTTTTCCGCTTTAACGTATAAGAGATCATCCTAGGAGGACTGCAAGGTGGCAGAAACGAATACGCAACAAACCAAAGAAGAACTACAAGCAGCAAATACAGCATTGTGGGAACAGTTAACAAAACGTAACGAACAATATATGCTTGGTTTAGACAAAGTTTTAACGGCAGCGAATTACGATGAAGATAAACGTGCGACACTCTACAATCAAATGATGACAGAATTAGCAGAAAATCAAAAAACAGGTGTGACAGCACGCCAGTTATACGGAACAGTTTCTGAATGCGCAGAACGTATTCTTCAACAACCAGAAGAAGCACCAGGACGCTCGTCAGACTTCCTAATTGCTATGGATGGTGGCTTATTATTAGGCTCTATGTTCGCTTTAATATCAGGTATTAGCTTGTTTACAGCTGATGGAGCAGATGCACAAAAAGGGATGGGGATTATCAGCTTGCTGATTAACTTTATCATTGGTGGTTTAGCGATGTTAATCATTTCTAAATTTACGCCGAATCCTGATGCACCAAAAGGAAAACGTGGCTATGGCAAGTATATTCTAGCAACAACAGGGGCAATGTTAATATGGATGTTAGCCATGACCTTAGCAACAGCCTTTATTCCAGTAAGCATTAATCGTGCGTTGCCGGCAGTTGCCTACTTGATCATTGCAGGTGTGGGCTTTGCAGCTAAGATTTACTTTAAGAAAAGACTCCGCATCACAGGCGGTATTTTCTAATAAATAAGAAGAAGTTTGGCAGTTGCCAAGCTTCTTTTTTTATTTGCCGAAATAAGTGAAACACGAACAAATTATAAAAAACAAGGAATGAAAGGCAGTGGAAATGGGCTAAAAACCGAACGATAACTTTTTTAAAAATAAAAAATGAGATTTTTCACTTTATTCTTGACGCGGCCTTGAATGGGTGTTAAGTTAGTCATTAAAAAATTGTAGCGAAAAAGGAGAGAGATATTAGGATGTCTAACTGGGAATCAAAATTTGCAAAAGAAGGTTTTACGTTTGATGATGTGCTTTTAGTACCCGCAGAAAGTCACGTGTTGCCAAATGATATTGACGTATCAGTTCAATTAGCTAAAAATATTCTATTAAATGTACCGATTATGAGTGCGAGTATGGATACTGTTACCGAAGCTGAGATGGCAATTGCGATGGCACGTCAAGGTGGATTAGGGGTTATTCATAAAAACATGTCCATTAAAGCGCAAGCTGATGAGGTTCGCAAAGTAAAACGTTCAGAGAGTGGCGTAATTATTGATCCCTTTTTCTTAACACCAGATCATTTAGCATCTGAAGCAGAAGCATTGATGAGTAAATACCGTATTAGCGGTGTACCCGTTGTTAATGATATGGAAGAGCGTGCCTTGGTTGGGATTTTAACGAACCGTGATTTACGCTTTATTGAGGACTACCAAGTACCGATTGGTGAGGTCATGACGGAAGAGCACTTAGTGACTGCACCTGTAGGTACCTCTCTAAAAGAAGCAGAACGGATGCTTCAAAAATATAAGATTGAAAAATTACCGCTTGTCGATGAAGAAGGGCGCTTAGCGGGTTTAATTACCATTAAAGACATTGAGCGCGTGATTGAATTCCCTAACTCAGCTAAGGATGAGCATGGTCGTTTAGTAGTAGCTGCGGCAGTTGGTGTGACGAGTGATACCTTTGAACGTGCGCAAGCCTTGTTAGATGCTGGCGCAGATGCAATTGTCATTGATACGGCTCATGGCCATAGTGCTGGTGTACTCCGTAAAATAAAAGAAATCCGTGCTCAATTCCCAGAAGCAACCTTAATTGCGGGGAATGTCGCAACTGCTGAAGGAACACGCGCGCTTTATGATGCCGGTGTTGATGTTGTAAAAGTAGGGATTGGACCTGGTTCAATTTGTACAACGCGCGTTGTTGCAGGTGTTGGAGTTCCACAAATTACGGCAATCTATGACGCTGCTGGTGTGGCTCGTGAGTACGGCAAGACTATTATTGCCGATGGTGGGATTAAATATTCAGGCGACATCGTTAAAGCGATGGCAGCTGGTGGTCATGCCGTTATGTTAGGTAGTATGTTAGCAGGTACAGATGAGTCACCAGGTGAATTCGAAATTTTCCAAGGTCGTCGTTTTAAAACTTACCGCGGAATGGGAAGTCTAGCAGCTATGGAAAAAGGGTCAAGTGACCGTTACTTCCAAGGTGGCGTTAACGAAGCCAAGAAACTTGTACCAGAAGGTATTGAAGGTCGCGTCGCTTACAAAGGTGCTGCCGGCGATATTATTTTCCAATTATTAGGCGGAATCCGTTCAGGAATGGGTTACGTTGGTGCTGGTAACTTAGAAGAGTTACGCGAAAATGCCCAATTTATTCGTATGTCAGGTGCTGGCCTAATCGAGTCTCACCCACATGATGTGCATATTACAAAAGAAGCACCAAACTATTCGATTAATAGATAATAGAGATGAGATGCTGGGATAAAATCCCAGCATCTTTTTTATAGACTAGGGGATTATAAGTTCAGCCATCAATGTCTAGCTCCCAAGTCCTGACCTAGTGAAAAAAAGATAAATTTGCCCCATTGCGCGCTTCGCTGCTCGCTAACGCATATCATTCGACTAACCCGCTGAAGCGTGAAGTCTCCTGACAATTCAGGGTCAAATTTCCTATTTTTTCATAGGCCAAGGCGGACTTGTCCGCTTTTCTTAGTCTTGTCTATTTATAGCGCAAACGTGTTCCAAAAGGCAGCCCCGACATGCGTTAGCCGAACAATACTCGAATGGTCTACGACCACCCTGCGTTTTTTCGGTCCAACGATTCGGAGCTAAACGCCTTTTGTCACACTCTCTATGCTATAATCATTGTATAAAATTGTTATTTTCTTAATTATTCCTTTACTTTCATTTGTTAAAATAAGTAGACAAAAACAGAAAAAGAGGTGTAGGCATGGCAAAGATTTTGATAGTTGATGACGATCATGAAATCGTTGAGCTTTTGAGTATATATAGTAAAAACGAAGGTTACGAAGCAATAAAGGCTTATAACGGTATGGAGGCTTTGCAACTCTTAAAACAAAACTTAGATATCCAATTAATTATTCTTGATGTGATGATGCCTAAAAAAGACGGCATTAGTGTATTAAAAGAACTAAGAGATCAAGATAACCATATTCCTGTTTTAATGCTTAGCGCTAAATCAACCGATATGGATAAAATCCAAGGGCTGACATCAGGAGCAGATGACTATGTTTCCAAACCGTTTAATCCTTTGGAAGTTATGGCTCGTATTAAATCATTGTTGCGCCGCTCCTCAATGGCACAACAAGAAAATGAGCAGAGTATAATTGAAATTGGCCCACTACTAATTACTAAGGAATCGCATGAAGTAAAGACACTAACAGGCAAGGAAATCCAATTAACAGCTTTAGAATTCGGTATTTTGTATCTATTGGCAAGCAACCCGAATCGCGTATTTAGTGCCGACGAAATATTTGAACGGGTTTGGCTACAAGAAAGTATCGTGTCAGCTAAAACCGTGATGGTCCATGTTAGTCACTTACGCGATAAAATTGAAAAAGCGACAGCAGGCGAGAAAGTGATTCAAACCGTCTGGGGCGTAGGCTATAAGATTTCAGAGTGAGAGAGGCCAATAGTGTGTTAAAAACAAAATTAACTAAGAAAGAATTTGGGGAACTCATCTTTGAAGCGATTGTCACCATGGGGATTATGTACTTTATCTACATGGGGTTGGTCCTTATCTTCAATCGGGTGGTTCAATCTCCCCCACCAGAACTATTAAAGTGGGATACGTTATGGGAACTAACGTTATTTGTTGATTTGGTGTTAGTCCGATACCGTCGCTTTATCTTGGTGACAGCGACTATTGTTGCCATGCTATTTACATGGTGGCGGTTGTATCGTCGCTATAAACAAATGCAGCTGCGCCATGTTTTGGATGAATTGCGTTATGTGGCGGCAGGTAATTTTGAGCATCGCATCGAAGCTAATTTATCTGGAAATATGAATGATGTTGTTCATAGCATTAACCGCCTTGTTGAAAGTACGGTTATGGCTATGGAAGAAGAACGAAAAATTGAACAATCTAAAGATGAACTCATTACGAATGTCAGCCATGATATTAGAACACCACTTACATCTATTATTGGCTATTTAGGACTCATCGAAGAAGGACAATACAGCTCTGAAGAAGACTTGAAACGTTATATTCATATTGCTTATACCAAGTCCTTGCAGATGAAGGTACTGGTTGATGATTTATTTGAATATACTAAGGTAAGACAAACCTCGACTCCTTTGACCGTGCAAACTGTTAAACTCGACCGTTTATTAGAACAGATTGCCGCAGAGTTCGAGTTGGAATCCAGCCGTAAAGAGATGGCGATTGAAGTAGAGATGAAAACCAAAGAGCTACAAATTGAGTTTGATGTCGATAAAATGGCACGCGTTTTTAATAACTTAATTTCAAATGCTTTAAAATATGGAAAAGATGGCAACTTGATTCGGATCGAAGCCGATAAGGTAGGTTCAGAAGCCGTTGTCTCCGTTATTAACAATGGTAAGATGATACCCAAAGAATCACTGGACGAGCTCTTTAATCGCTTTTACCGCGTAGAAGCTTCACGTTCCCAACAAACGGGTGGCACCGGCTTAGGT
This genomic interval from Jeotgalibaca arthritidis contains the following:
- a CDS encoding ParA family protein, with the translated sequence MARIIAVANQKGGVGKTTTTVNLAAALAYSGKKVLLIDSDAQGNATSGLGISKADVDKDIYDVLVNQISIADAVQPSSRENLWVVPATIQLAGAEIELTNQPHREARLSKALADLKDDYDYIFIDCPPSLGHLTINAFTASDAVLIPVQCEYYALEGLSQLLNTFRLVQKHFNKDLKIEGVLLTMLDARTNLGFEVVEEVKKYFKEKVYKTIIPRNVRLSEAPSYGQSIIDYDIRSKGAEVYLELAKEVLADGE
- a CDS encoding response regulator transcription factor, translating into MAKILIVDDDHEIVELLSIYSKNEGYEAIKAYNGMEALQLLKQNLDIQLIILDVMMPKKDGISVLKELRDQDNHIPVLMLSAKSTDMDKIQGLTSGADDYVSKPFNPLEVMARIKSLLRRSSMAQQENEQSIIEIGPLLITKESHEVKTLTGKEIQLTALEFGILYLLASNPNRVFSADEIFERVWLQESIVSAKTVMVHVSHLRDKIEKATAGEKVIQTVWGVGYKISE
- a CDS encoding sensor histidine kinase, coding for MGIMYFIYMGLVLIFNRVVQSPPPELLKWDTLWELTLFVDLVLVRYRRFILVTATIVAMLFTWWRLYRRYKQMQLRHVLDELRYVAAGNFEHRIEANLSGNMNDVVHSINRLVESTVMAMEEERKIEQSKDELITNVSHDIRTPLTSIIGYLGLIEEGQYSSEEDLKRYIHIAYTKSLQMKVLVDDLFEYTKVRQTSTPLTVQTVKLDRLLEQIAAEFELESSRKEMAIEVEMKTKELQIEFDVDKMARVFNNLISNALKYGKDGNLIRIEADKVGSEAVVSVINNGKMIPKESLDELFNRFYRVEASRSQQTGGTGLGLAIAQSIVSLHGGYIYAESNDKETKFVMHLPLKQTNC
- a CDS encoding DUF951 domain-containing protein, translating into MNHKEYDLHDVVEMKKPHPCQSNSWEIIRMGMDIRIKCQKCGQMVLMPRRDFEKKMKKVLIKAAVAE
- the rsmG gene encoding 16S rRNA (guanine(527)-N(7))-methyltransferase RsmG; the protein is MNPEQFKDALAKAGVNLNDQQMVQYQRYYELLVEWNEKINLTAITEKEEVYLKHFYDSVTLGLHVEAFQTPISLCDVGAGAGFPSIPLKIAFPEIKVTIVDSLNKRIQFLQLLIDELGLSGVSCFHDRAETFGQNPRFRAQYDFVTARAVARMSVLSELCLPLVKKGGYFVAMKAASSQDELDDAKKAIATLGGKIEEDYAFELPLDAGERHIVMINKTKETPKKYPRKPGTPNKSPL
- a CDS encoding DUF1129 domain-containing protein; translation: MAETNTQQTKEELQAANTALWEQLTKRNEQYMLGLDKVLTAANYDEDKRATLYNQMMTELAENQKTGVTARQLYGTVSECAERILQQPEEAPGRSSDFLIAMDGGLLLGSMFALISGISLFTADGADAQKGMGIISLLINFIIGGLAMLIISKFTPNPDAPKGKRGYGKYILATTGAMLIWMLAMTLATAFIPVSINRALPAVAYLIIAGVGFAAKIYFKKRLRITGGIF
- the ychF gene encoding redox-regulated ATPase YchF, translating into MSLTAGIVGLPNVGKSTLFNAITKAGVEAANYPFATIDPNVGVVEVPDSRLNKLTELVKPKKTVPTTFEFTDIAGIVKGASKGEGLGNKFLANIRQVDAICHVVRCFEDENITHVSGKVSPLDDIEVINLELILADLESVDKRHTRVSKIARTKDKEALQELAVLDKMKTALEAGKPARTVEVTPEEEVIVKGLFLLTTKPVLYVANISEEDVMAGEDNDMVKEVREFAASEGAEVVTVSARIEEEVADLDDEEKAEFLAEMGIEESGLDQLIQKAYTLLGLGTYFTAGEQEVRAWTFTLGMKAPQAAGIIHSDFERGFIRAETVSYDDLVSYGNMSAAKEAGRVRQEGKEYIVADGDVMLFRFNV
- a CDS encoding ParB/RepB/Spo0J family partition protein; translated protein: MANKNSKGLGRGIDALFSSFEDIEQIDEKTEQVQEISLDDIRPNPYQPRKTFDEEALKELADSIQLNGVFQPIILRQSSVKGYEIIVGERRVRASRLAGKESIPAIVREFDEQAMIEIAVIENLQREDLSPLEEAEAYQMMSDKLKLTQAQVAERVGKSRPYIANYLRLLTLPEDVKVLLRNGDLTMGQARTLLGLKDQKQMSELAKRVVQDGITVRQLEQLVQQMTEPTETKEKKKRQKIAKPSYILESEERLMDRFGTSVQITPKGEQGKIEIEYLSPNDLDRILELLNVEFDD
- the guaB gene encoding IMP dehydrogenase, translated to MSNWESKFAKEGFTFDDVLLVPAESHVLPNDIDVSVQLAKNILLNVPIMSASMDTVTEAEMAIAMARQGGLGVIHKNMSIKAQADEVRKVKRSESGVIIDPFFLTPDHLASEAEALMSKYRISGVPVVNDMEERALVGILTNRDLRFIEDYQVPIGEVMTEEHLVTAPVGTSLKEAERMLQKYKIEKLPLVDEEGRLAGLITIKDIERVIEFPNSAKDEHGRLVVAAAVGVTSDTFERAQALLDAGADAIVIDTAHGHSAGVLRKIKEIRAQFPEATLIAGNVATAEGTRALYDAGVDVVKVGIGPGSICTTRVVAGVGVPQITAIYDAAGVAREYGKTIIADGGIKYSGDIVKAMAAGGHAVMLGSMLAGTDESPGEFEIFQGRRFKTYRGMGSLAAMEKGSSDRYFQGGVNEAKKLVPEGIEGRVAYKGAAGDIIFQLLGGIRSGMGYVGAGNLEELRENAQFIRMSGAGLIESHPHDVHITKEAPNYSINR